A genomic region of Aspergillus oryzae RIB40 DNA, chromosome 1 contains the following coding sequences:
- a CDS encoding asparagine--tRNA ligase SLM5 (Asparaginyl-tRNA synthetase (mitochondrial)), with the protein MRTWRRSFATSVARLNHKPAGQGVSPTLLRCAQVLEQSKSGTCSLEDQEIKLNGFIRSVRKQKRFAFAEISDGSTIEPIQAFLRPAQAAELSTGTAVEISGVWKACPPGKEQTHELQTTDVNVLGKADPETYPIQKKYHSPDFLRQIPHLRMRTPFSSLLSRFRSECLYQLGNVFRFAPNGGYVQVHPPLITSSDCEGAGETFTVLPREAMGAQSEGEHFFRAPKYLTVSSQLHLEAYAAELGNVWTISPMFRAEKSDTPRHLSEFYMLEAEMNYMHDLDSLTDSVEYILRDLVRRLHDTPVGQEILSAKRSGESGQDQTEGSGANLKQRWNDMMEGPKWGRMTYTQAIEKLQDAVAKGQATFEHAPEWTGGLQLEHEKYIVDVIHNGRPVFVTDYPKVVKPFYMLPSNGDSSAAPGETVACFDLLLPEVSEVAGGSLREHRLPNIIQNMREHGLIKTRAPPALEAEAEAGAQADSETPMYPHLLPGEDLGHLQWYADLRRWGTAPHGGFGLGFDRFLGYLAGVSSIRDVVSFPRYFGRADC; encoded by the exons ATGCGAACATGGCGACGAAGCTTCGCTACGTCTGTTGCCAGACTAAACCATAAACCTGCCGGTCAGGGCGTCAGCCCCACGCTCTTACGATGCGCACAAGTCCTGGAGCAAAGCAAGAGTGGAACCTGCAGTTTAGAAGATCAAGAGATCAAGTTGAATGGGTTTATTCGCTCCGTCCGAAAGCAGAAACGCTTTGCGTTCGCCGAGATCTCAGATGGGTCGACGATTGAGCCTATACAGGCTTTTTTGAGACCAGCACAGGCTGCCGA ACTGTCTACTGGAACTGCTGTGGAGATTTCTGGGGTCTGGAAGGCTTGCCCACCGGGCAAGGAGCAAACCCATGAGCTTCAAACGACAGACGTGAATGTTCTTGGGAAGGCAGACCCTGAG ACGTACCCCATCCAGAAAAAGTATCACAGCCCCGACTTCCTTCGTCAGATTCCCCACCTCCGCATGCGCACACCTTTCAGCTCCCTCCTCTCGCGGTTCCGATCAGAATGCTTGTACCAGCTAGGAAATGTGTTTCGCTTCGCCCCGAACGGGGGCTACGTTCAGGTCCACCCACCGTTAATCACATCGTCGGATTGTGAAGGCGCTGGGGAGACATTCACAGTTCTGCCGCGGGAAGCTATGGGGGCACAGTCTGAGGGCGAGCATTTCTTCCGGGCACCCAAATACCTGACAGTATCGTCACAGCTCCATCTGGAGGCATATGCAGCAGAGCTAGGAAACGTGTGGACAATATCGCCCATGTTCCGGGCCGAGAAGAGCGATACGCCGCGCCATCTTAGCGAGTTCTACATGCTGGAGGCAGAGATGAACTACATGCATGACCTAGACTCGCTGACCGACTCCGTAGAGTATATTCTCCGTGACCTAGTTCGTCGGTTACACGACACGCCTGTTGGCCAGGAGATCCTGTCCGCAAAGCGATCGGGCGAGTCCGGTCAGGATCAAACTGAAGGATCTGGTGCTAATCTAAAACAACGATGGAACGACATGATGGAGGGACCCAAATGGGGTCGCATGACCTACACGCAAGCGATTGAGAAGCTCCAGGACGCGGTCGCCAAGGGACAAGCCACATTCGAACATGCACCCGAATGGACCGGCGGCCTTCAACTCGAACACGAGAAGTACATCGTCGACGTGATTCACAACGGCCGTCCCGTGTTCGTGACCGACTATCCTAAGGTCGTCAAACCGTTCTACATGCTACCATCCAATGGGGACAGCTCCGCTGCACCAGGCGAAACAGTCGCCTGCtttgatctcctcctcccagaagTTAGCGAAGTCGCAGGAGGCTCCCTCCGCGAGCATCGCCTCCCCAACATCATCCAGAATATGCGCGAGCACGGACTGATCAAGACCCGCGCACCACCCGCTCTGGAAGCGGAAGCGGAAGCAGGAGCACAAGCCGATTCCGAGACGCCGATGTACCCTCACCTCCTGCCCGGTGAAGACCTGGGCCATCTCCAGTGGTATGCTGATCTTCGGCGGTGGGGAACAGCGCCCCATGGAGGATTTGGTCTTGGATTTGACCGATTCTTGGGATACCTGGCTGGCGTCTCCAGTATCCGAGACGTAGTATCTTTCCCTCGGTATTTTGGCAGGGCGGACTGCTGA
- a CDS encoding putative histone acetyltransferase (MysT1) (histone acetyltransferase (MYST family)): protein MAPPNNAPSHTKPSANRNVKHVVLGDLLFQTWYQSIYPEDLVSKDTDRLYVCRWCFRYSCDADAYAKHTRVCENRTTPPGTKVYDHGGYAVWEVDGEDYKLFAQNLSLFAKLFLDHKSVFFDVASFLYYLLTSTDPDDPENYYILGFFSKEKLSWDANNLACILIFPPYQHKQLGKLLMGVSYKLSDWEKDGGLIGGPEKPLSEMGRRSYSRFWEERIARYLLLHGSDPADTEDSSQQKPKPPKSSRKKHPQEVMTVQDIGLATGMLTEDVITALKGMGVVEPTTPTKKQMRAFSDDGHHAQHLKPAIQEVVRVMNKCIKLISAKPDLATYE, encoded by the exons ATGGCGCCTCCCAACAATGCCCCGTCGCACACGAAACCGTCCGCGAACCGTAACGTGAAACACGTCGTGCTAGGTGACCTCCTTTTTCAGACCTGGTACCAGTCCATTTACCCAGAAGACCTTGTGAGCAAGGATACGGATCGATTATACGTCTGTCGCTGGTGTTTCCGGTACTCGTGCGACGCAGACGCCTATGCCAAACATACACGGGTTTGCGAAAATCGAACGACACCCCCGGGGACAAAGGTCTACGATCATGGCGGGTACGCGGTATGGGAGGTAGACGGAGAGGACTATAAATTATTTGCGCAGAATCTCTCCCTGTTCGCGAAGCTATTCCTCGATCATAAGTCGGTTTTTTTCGATGTCGCGTCCTTCCTCTACTACCTCCTCACATCCACGGACCCCGACGATCCGGAGAATTATTATATCCTGGGGTTCTTCTCGAAAGAGAAGCTCTCATGGGATGCGAACAACCTTGCTTGCATTTTGATCTTCCCTCCATATCAGCATAAACAGCTGGGCAAGCTGTTGATGGGTGTGAGCTATAAACTGAGTGATTGGGAAAAGGACGGAGGCTTGATAGGTGGACCGGAAAAACCACTTAGTGAGATGGGACGAAGGAGCTACAGTCGATTCTGGGAGGAGCGAATTGCTCGATATTTACTATTACATGGCTCTGATCCAGCAGACACGGAGGATTCGTCACAGCAGAAGCCAAAGCCGCCCAAAAGCTCTCGGAAAAAGCACCCCCAAGAAGTCATGACAGTTCAGGATATAGGATTGGCCACAGGGATGTTAACAGAAGACGTCATTACAGCTCTCAAAGGCATGGGAGTTGTTGAACCCACAACACCGACGAAAAAAC AGATGAGGGCTTTCTCGGACGATGGGCACCACGCGCAACACCTGAAACCAGCGATTCAGGAAGTGGTGAGGGTGATGAATAAATGTATAAAATTAATTTCGGCGAAGCCAGATCTGGCCACCT ATGAATGA
- a CDS encoding chaperonin-containing T-complex subunit CCT6 (chaperonin complex component, TCP-1 zeta subunit (CCT6)), translating into MSATQLLNPKAESRRRAEALKVNISAGEGLQDVLKSNLGPSGTLKMLVDGAGGIKLTKDGNVLLREMQIQNPTAVMIARAATAQDDITGDGTTSVVLLVGELLKQADRYISEGLHPRVITDGYEIAKNEALKFLDQFKIERAIDRELLLSVARTSLSTKLNSALAEKLTPDIVDAVLAIHRAPEKPDLHMVEIMTMQHRTSSDTQLIRGLALDHGARHPDMPKRVENAFILTLNVSLEYEKSEINSGFYYSSAEQRDKLVESERKFVDSKLQKIVELKKQVCGLDPKKNFVVINQKGIDPLSLDVLSKNGILALRRAKRRNMERLQLICGGIAQNSVEDLTPDVLGWAGLVYEHQLGEEKYTFVEEVKDPKSVTILIKGPNQHTIAQVKDAVRDGLRSVYNSIVDGCVIPGAGAFQVACAAHLSSENFRKTVKGKAKWGVAAFADALLVIPKTLAANSGHDIQDSLAALQDERTDGNIVGLDLTTGEPMDPVQEGVFDSFRVLRNCIASSTGIASNLLLCDELLKARQMGKQGGPGGMEE; encoded by the exons ATGTCTGCAACTCAGTTACTCAATCCCAAGGCCGAGTCGAGG CGGAGGGCGGAAGCCTTGAAGGTCAACATTAGTGCTGGTGAAGGTCTCCAGGATGTTCTTAAATCTAACCTGGGCCCCTCCGGGACATTGAAGAT GTTGGTGGACGGTGCCGGCGGA ATCAAATTGACTAAGGATGGAAATGTGCTATTGCGAGAGATG CAAATCCAAAATCCCACCGCC GTCATGATTGCCCGGGCTGCGACAGCACAGGATGATATCACTGGTGATGGAACAACTTctgtggtgttgttggtgggaGAACTTCTGAAGCAGGCAGACCGTTATATTTCCGAAGGATTGCACCCTAGAGTAATCACAGATGGATATGAGATCGCGAAGAACGAGGCTCTTAAG TTCCTCGATCAATTCAAGATCGAGCGTGCAATCGACCGTGAGCTGTTGCTGTCTGTCGCTCGGACTTCGCTCAGTACGAAACTGAACAGTGCACTTGCCGAGAAGCTTACCCCCGACATTGTCGATGCCGTTCTCGCTATCCACAGAGCTCCCGAGAAGCCAGATCTGCACATGGTTGAAATCATGACCATGCAACACCGCACATCTTCCGACACTCAACTCATCCGTGGTCTTGCCCTGGATCACGGTGCAAGGCATCCTGATATGCCTAAGAGGGTTGAAAATGCTTTCATCCTCACCTTGAACGTCAGTCTGGAGTATGAGAAGTCAGAGATCAACTCCGGTTTCTACTACTCTTCTGCTGAACAAAGAGATAAATTGGTGGAGAGTGAGCGCAAATTTGTGGACTCAAAACTACAGAAGATTGTGGAGCTTAAGAAGCAGGTTTGCGGCCTGGATCCGAAGAAGAACTTCGTTGTCATCAACCAGAAGGGTATCGATCCCCTGAGCTTGGATGTCCTTAGCAAGAACGGTATCCTTGCCCTTCGGAGAGCTAAGCGGAGAAACATGGAACGTCTCCAGTTGATTTGCGGTGGTATCGCGCAGAACAGTGTAGAGGACTTAACACCCGACGTTCTCGGGTGGGCAGGTCTTGTTTACGAACACCAGctcggagaagagaagtaCACTTTCGTCGAAGAAGTTAAGGACCCCAAGTCCGtcaccatcctcatcaaGGGACCCAACCAGCATACCATCGCTCAGGTTAAGGATGCCGTCCGTGATGGCCTGCGGTCTGTGTATAACTCCATCGTCGATGGTTGCGTCATCCCCGGTGCTGGTGCGTTCCAAGTTGCCTGTGCCGCCCATCTGTCGTCTGAGAACTTTCGCAAGACTGTGAAGGGTAAGGCTAAGTGGGGTGTCGCCGCCTTTGCTGATGCCCTTTTGGTCATTCCCAAGACTCTTGCAGCCAACTCAGGTCACGACATCCAAGACTCTTTGGCAGCCCTGCAAGATGAGCGGACAGACGGCAACATTGTTGGTTTGGATTTGACCACTGGCGAGCCGATGGACCCCGTGCAGGAGGGCGTCTTCGACTCCTTCCGTGTCTTGCGCAACTGCATCGCATCAAGCACTGGCATCGCTTCTAACCTGCTTCTGTGCGACGAGCTGCTGAAGGCCAGGCAGATGGGTAAGCAGGGAGGACCAGGAGGTATGGAAGAGTAA
- a CDS encoding RNA recognition motif domain-containing protein (predicted protein), with the protein MLKPFQIRDLHRSSSQDNLAASQSPDHAVVEDRSILQNRQQGIVRLSATDYDEITANHPRARLTYVDEDDDELITVGSSLELSQRLEEPVDTSAIPQPSLESISPEPMHIFDIRRSNSVKNLWKKFEYKPHLEDHQDRNEIGTVPTTADDSQSNAQEEPSTSRENPGPATTDVPEPLLAAFEAEMARILNVTNTVRDGNSEPERPTETPAGAESNDRHQHPSDAFVHALHNLVEGAEMISAGVRSRLPEFERQLQNVQRTLPEHVGSSVQVALAALDSQARNLIQALNNASTVGGQRAGNLFQTELPTPAATMEGLRNMASELGHMGNTLFEAFESEFRCNASRSQDQGAPGNSPQTELTASARPDIPAASPETQQSNLAAKCENEKEPLGIDTQAAPSTEVGSPERSHPLPDRPHPSSHNFRPPFATPNTFYPPPSFPVPPPFPSVFWPPHGPPPHGHPHGPPHHQHPPPPPHGFHPHSPHPRAPHPHTHPHAPHHGHFYTPTNALPVPPRPPRHRHREWPASHHRQNDNGAPAPEAIHRPEHGLPSSFTASSAGTSLFIGNVGFSVHEAMIRDVFASKGFLVEVHLPLDAETGRHAGFGYLRFPSIHAAKAALDALQGAHIDGHSINLEISDHSPITALDTSQVREVNSNQPPAPSELQSSSVAPTRARQASEPQTSGERGSSSEQRSAPLTVADLCSSDTRHLSRLSSSDTSLVSSSLLDSERLNTLYPSLLPEGSSQQPVVGNNTSTQLPDLSREPEERRFPPVSQLDAHFLAERRGGAESSSDTSTSRTRSTFQRDIASDSHDSLYGPTPRSPPGAFPQDAQDSFQPRPSSLETDATQQQGGNDRVPTSFYCRHPGTVRSFHPSRRHSGPWNTLRAEETHDNARPLRRRATERHSLRDGREMSSTNTFNRRSYRSDAMPRPNTSTTESSTRRQRSIDDCVSALASLGYGGAEEGGLQRIAVYAAAVDGRVSDAIEMIEEERKAYEQQGPMR; encoded by the exons ATGTTGAAACCGTTCCAGATACGAGATCTTCATCGATCTTCATCCCAAGACAATCTCGCTGCATCTCAAAGTCCTGATCATGCCGTGGTAGAAGACCGCAGTATCCTTCAGAATCGCCAGCAGGGCATTGTCCGGTTGTCTGCTACAGACTATGATGAGATAACGGCGAATCATCCTAGAGCCCGGCTTACATAcgtcgacgaggatgacgatgagctCATCACG GTGGGGTCATCTCTCGAGCTTTCCCAACGTCTAGAAGAACCCGTTGATACTTCTGCCATTCCACAGCCGTCGCTAGAATCTATCTCCCCTGAGCCGATGCATATATTTGACATCAGACGGTCTAACTCAGTGAAGAATCTATGGAAGAAGTTTGAATATAAGCCCCACTTAGAGGACCATCAGGATAGGAATGAGATCGGCACGGTGCCTACAACTGCAGATGATTCTCAGTCTAATGCACAAGAGGAGCCTAGCACCAGCCGTGAGAATCCTGGCCCCGCTACGACCGACGTTCCAGAACCACTCTTGGCCGCATTTGAGGCTGAGATGGCCAGGATTTTGAATGTCACTAACACCGTACGTGACGGTAACTCTGAACCAGAGCGTCCGACTGAGACGCCAGCAGGAGCTGAATCCAATGACCGACATCAGCATCCGAGCGATGCTTTTGTACATGCTCTGCATAATCTGGTGGAGGGTGCCGAAATGATTAGTGCTGGCGTGAGATCCAGGCTGCCTGAATTCGAGCGGCAGTTACAGAATGTTCAGCGCACTCTTCCAGAACATGTTGGGTCTTCGGTGCAGGTAGCCCTTGCAGCTCTGGATAGCCAGGCGAGGAACTTGATCCAAGCACTCAATAACGCATCAACCGTGGGAGGACAAAGGGCAGGGAATCTTTTCCAAACTGAACTGCCTACCCCAGCCGCAACTATGGAGGGTCTTCGTAATATGGCGTCTGAACTTGGCCACATGGGAAACACATTGTTTGAGGCCTTTGAATCCGAGTTTAGATGCAATGCTTCGAGAagccaagaccaaggagcCCCTGGAAATTCACCACAAACCGAGCTTACTGCTAGTGCCCGACCTGATATCCCGGCAGCATCACCCGAAACTCAGCAATCCAATCTAGCCGCAAAGTGCGAGAACGAGAAAGAACCTTTGGGCATCGATACACAAGCTGCTCCATCGACAGAGGTTGGATCACCGGAGAG ATCACATCCCCTCCCTGACAGACCCCATCCCTCATCCCACAATTTTCGACCTCCGTTCGCCACACCAAACACGTTTTATCCTCCTCCCTCATTCCCAGTGCcgcctccttttccttccgtGTTCTGGCCACCTCATGGACCCCCTCCTCATGGACATCCTCATGgacctcctcatcatcagcatcctccacctccacctcacGGCTTCCATCCTCATTCCCCTCATCCACGCGCTCCTCACCCACATACCCACCCTCATGCGCCACACCACGGGCATTTTTATACCCCGACAAATGCCCTGCCTGTACCTCCGCGACCACCTCGCCACCGGCATAGAGAATGGCCTGCGTCCCACCATAGACAGAATGACAATGGAGCACCGGCACCTGAGGCAATTCACCGTCCCGAACACGGCTTaccctcttctttcacagCTAGTTCTGCCGGAACATCGCTTTTCATTGGGAATGTGGGATTTAGTGTTCACGAAGCAATGATTCGTGATGTTTTCGCTTCCAAGGGATTTTTAGTCGAGGTACATTTGCCGCTAGATGCAGAGACGGGAAGACATGCTGGCTTTGGCTACCTGCgctttccttccatccaCGCAGCAAAAGCGGCGTTGGACGCTTTGCAAGGTGCTCACATAGATGGACACTCAATTAATTTGGAGATCAGTGATCACTCTCCGATCACCGCGCTAGACACATCACAGGTCCGCGAAGTAAACTCTAATCAGCCGCCAGCGCCATCTGAACTTCAGTCTTCCTCTGTTGCGCCAACTAGAGCGAGGCAGGCGTCCGAACCACAAACTAGTGGAGAACGGGGCTCATCCAGCGAGCAGAGATCGGCGCCCTTAACCGTGGCCGACCTCTGCTCGAGCGATACCCGCCACTTGTCTAGGCTGTCTTCTAGCGATACCAGTTTAGTTAGCTCCTCACTTTTAGACTCGGAACGACTCAATACTCTATATCCCTCGCTCTTGCCTGAAGGGTCTTCTCAACAGCCTGTGGTGGGCAACAACACATCTACGCAACTTCCAGATCTCAGCCGCGAGCCAGAAGAACGCCGTTTCCCACCAGTGTCACAATTAGATGCGCACTTTCTGGCCGAACGACGCGGCGGGGCAGAATCGTCTAGTGATACTTCCACTTCCAGAACTAGATCGACTTTCCAGAGGGATATCGCAAGCGACAGCCATGACAGTTTGTATGGGCCGACACCACGGAGCCCTCCCGGTGCATTTCCTCAAGACGCCCAGGATAGTTTTCAACCACGCCCCTCATCTCTAGAAACCGATGCTACACAGCAGCAAGGCGGCAACGATCGTGTGCCTACCTCATTTTATTGTCGTCACCCAGGGACTGTGAGATCTTTTCATCCGTCGCGAAGACACTCGGGTCCATGGAATACCCTACGGGCTGAGGAGACTCATGATAATGCCAGGCCGCTGAGGCGACGGGCTACTGAACGTCATTCCCTCCGGGATGGCCGGGAGATGAGCTCGACGAATACCTTCAACCGGCGATCATACCGCAGTGATGCCATGCCCCGCCCAAACACGTCTACAACTGAGAGTAGTACTAGAAGACAACGCAGCATTGATGACTGTGTGTCTGCACTGGCTAGCTTGGGTTATGGAGGCGCCGAGGAAGGCGGACTTCAGAGGATTGCTGTGTATGCTGCAGCAGTGGATGGCAGGGTATCGGACGCGATTGAGATGATCGAGGAAGAGCGGAAAGCTTACGAGCAACAAGGACCAATGAGGTGA
- a CDS encoding uncharacterized protein (predicted protein) — protein MSMNNSPSRMNSRKLLSRISQSAVHVRGSGSSSNESRKCIQKPQLLLWEKWLYAGAAGQKFLLCGDVVEDVLPSHDQLSTTFAIPEPEQELMKVLTNIFN, from the exons ATGTCCATGAATAATTCACCTTCGCGGATGAACTCGCGGAAGCTACTTTCGCGGATTTCACAAAGTGCAGTCCATGTTAGAGGATCCGGCTCATCATCAAACGAATCACGAAAGTGTATCCAAAAGCCACAGCTTTTGCTGTGGGAAAAA TGGCTTTATGCAGGGGCTGCTGGGCAGAAGTTCCTGCTCTGTGGTGACGTTGTAGAGGACGTATTGCCTTCTCACGATCAACTCTCGACCACGTTTGCCATCCCAGAACCTGAGCAGGAATTGATGAAAGTCCTAACcaatatatttaattaa